The Monomorium pharaonis isolate MP-MQ-018 chromosome 5, ASM1337386v2, whole genome shotgun sequence genome segment aaaaaattctagaaCGCGTCAAGTGGCGAGAAActgatatgtataatatgatGTATTTACATTTGATGGCTTCTGCACTTTCTTCTCCAAATTCTCTTCCTCTTCACACTGCTTAATTAATTCTGAAACAGGTCTTGGATACGTTCTATCACACTCTGCATTGTAAAGAACTGTGTATTTCTGCAGCCTACTTTCCAATGTTTTTCTATCTCCTTGAGACGACAAGCCCAATTCTTTCAGTCTTTTTCGTATGACATTATCTTTCATTAAACTTAACACTAACTTTGGCAGTGGCTTACGTTTCGGTTCACTTCtggaaataaacaaatatttaaaaaagatatttcaacattaaaatagttatatagattgtagtaattatatagaatagaTTGTAACAATTAGATTGTAGTATTTTTTCCCAAATTTGAGAGAATAATACAAGAAAATCCTTACTTCTTAGGTTGATCCTTTGTATTGTCTCTTTTCAAGCAATCATCCAAATGcctatttatatgaatttcgGACACTTCCACTTTGCACACTGGACATGTAACCACCTGacaattttcttctctttgAAAACCCTTTCTATTCTTTGGTGTAAACATTGATGGTATTTTAAGATCTGCACTGGTACTAGGAGTGGATATGTCCTGCTGATAATCCTTTCGTTTACGAGGTGTGATATTAGCTGTGAGTATCGGACTATCAAATTCCTGGGGCAATGTCTCAATTGCATCGAGAACATCTGGCTCTTCCTTGCACTCAAAATTGTTTGCGGAGCAAACTGTTTCCAATTGCAAAATTCCAGATCTTGCAGTCGACAACTTTTCACGACAAAACTTCTTACcgtgtttttctttaaaattcaaatactGAATGATAATCTCATCCAAAAGCTTGTTTTTCCTCAAATCTTTCTCAAAGGTTTCCTCAGAACAGATCGGACATTGGGTCTTATAATGTAGATACTTTCTAATGCACAAGGaacaatctaaaaatataagataatataaataaagtataaataaaattataatagcagtgatttttttcaacagAATTACTTACAACTGTGGGAGCAGGAAGTTATTACACTAGTGTCCATGTACTCATAGCATATCCCACATTGTAATAACTCGTCGATACgctgcaataataaaaagatattgcatTATTTACCTCATCACTTTTTTCATTCATTTCATTCAAATTCATTCCCTTTTCGTTAAGATAAATCGTTTCTGGTACCTTGAGCTCCACGTATTCCGTCGACCACATTGTAAATCGTGAGTTTCGAGATCAGGACAAAGAATTCAATGTCATCGAATTCTGCATCATTACTTCTACAATCCAAGCCGCGATTAGTAAAACGAGGTTTTAATAGAAAAGAGATGAAAGAAATGAAATGATATCGTCAGTAAGTCATCGCGGTGAAGTGTGTACACAATAATGCCAACAATACCGAAAGGTCTGTTCTTTGTGGGGGTAAACTTTtcatcttctctctttttcttgttGATGTTTAATCatatgtttatttcattttgaGTGCAGCTACGAAGAGAAGAATGGAATCCGTTCAATGAATTCTTTCTTTGCAACTGCATTATAcagctctttctctctctctctctctctctctctctctctctctctctctctctttaaaaatgaaataaggaGAATTGTAACGTACATTTCAAGatcacataaattatttatatattgtttacataTGTTTACACAAATCTTAATctgtttaatttgaaaaagataaacTATAAACCGAGTGCAGAAAAGTGCaagtaaaaagagagagaaaagaaaagagagagaggaaataAACAAAGTTTGAAATCTAAATTTTAGATGGCACTAGTAAACAAATTGGCTCTGACTCCGGCGGGCTTTACGTAAGTCAACGTAAGTCTCTTGACAGACGGCGAATTCAATTGGAGGTGTTTTCGGATCGAGTTCACCTTTGTCGAAGTGATTTCCGATTGAATAATGGGCATCGTGCGGTTAGTACATTCACTGAGGAGTAGGGAAAACACACTGTCACGGTATTTGCATGCTGCACTCTCTCACAAATTGAAATCGAATCACGACGAGAGGTTATGATCCCGCAGATTCGCCATCAAGGCCACCCTCGTAGGCGGTGTCGTCTACTACAGCATTCAGCAGGGTCTGTGGTCCAAGTCCGAGGACAGCGTACAGCTGTACGGCAGACTCTACAACAATGTCGCGCCTTACGTCAAGGACAACATCCCTAAGGAGATCATCAACGAGGTGAGTCTTATTCCAGCtttcacatataatatttagcttCAGCATCCTTAAAGCTAAACATAATCGTTTGATTTTCATTCAAATGATTTCCACTCATTAATTCTGGAACGCTATCGT includes the following:
- the LOC118644138 gene encoding MICOS complex subunit MIC13-like isoform X1, encoding MGIVRLVHSLRSRENTLSRFAIKATLVGGVVYYSIQQGLWSKSEDSVQLYGRLYNNVAPYVKDNIPKEIINELPPLPSTNDISNSIKSSWNKGIIASMKFLSETPTYVTNGVQSISETMQNYIEQQSVSEKNQ